A single window of Anopheles moucheti chromosome 2, idAnoMoucSN_F20_07, whole genome shotgun sequence DNA harbors:
- the LOC128299564 gene encoding SWI/SNF-related matrix-associated actin-dependent regulator of chromatin subfamily E member 1, with protein sequence MALPANYKHNIPGPSMPPQRLRPSGSGADRKDNSSPFMHNPHGNPAFNPQKMGKASAASESKMIKPPKPPEKPLMPYMRYSRKVWDSIKASNSDLKLWEVGKIIGQQWRLLPDSEKEEYIAEYELEKAEHEKNMKAYHNSPAYLAYLTARNKVRPGDGDGHETSSRSSSKGTQADRRIDIQPAEDEDDPDDGYSFKHVAYARFSRNHRLINEIFSDAVVPDVRSVVTTQRMHVLKRQVQSLTMHQMKLQHELQLIEEKFETRKRKFVESSETFQDELKKHCKPAVDEDTFQKMVDRQYEMMKRDRLRALEEAQKPPAPVPAPTPTQQTPAGPVKTDSDQSQEQATTNEGSAEGDTPAGPKAESTEAARDRSPPAAAVSDESQGSQDSSAGGPQQPPVEKMDTTEDTKPDVKDEKVAVTVSKMPTEVTKESVVPAPNPPAVPDQQVPASTLPPGVPSTPPSQGGIPPTPPVATTPPAEPKPEVPPSSTVHHTGPTQPPQPATHHTVVHGAYPPHAAPVTSAPSGPAPHQAPIVPTPPPPSHTPESQVPPPNVTVPHHQPPHPPPHLMPPHMQPHPGMPAHGPTFPGYPHAGSPRAPYYLSGYGAHPQPYGQYGHYPYHQQYGPPPPPPPGSYVTGGVRPPGGPPGPMGHYGEVHPHPEAHHGYGPPPPTAGGAGPPGGTPPAPGAPPPTPTMVTATATVTPPTGLPSVAQPEPGEIEPEKAPVPVTVATPPVSTPASKKRKKGGAAAAAKQDDADKKDD encoded by the coding sequence ATGGCGCTGCCTGCCAACTATAAACACAACATACCGGGCCCGTCGATGCCTCCGCAACGATTACGCCCATCGGGCTCGGGCGCCGACCGGAAGGACAATTCCAGCCCCTTCATGCACAACCCGCACGGTAATCCGGCGTTCAACCCGCAAAAGATGGGTAAGGCTTCTGCCGCGTCCGAGTCGAAAATGATTAAGCCACCGAAACCGCCGGAGAAGCCCCTGATGCCGTACATGCGCTATTCACGCAAGGTATGGGATTCGATCAAGGCTTCCAATTCCGATCTGAAGCTGTGGGAGGTGGGCAAGATCATCGGTCAACAGTGGCGTCTGCTGCCGGATTCGGAAAAGGAGGAGTACATTGCGGAGTACGAGCTGGAGAAAGCGGAACACGAGAAGAACATGAAGGCGTACCACAACTCGCCGGCCTACCTGGCGTATCTTACGGCACGCAACAAGGTAAGGcccggtgatggtgatgggcaCGAAACATCATCGCGGTCAAGTTCGAAGGGCACGCAAGCCGATCGGCGCATTGACATTCAACCGGCGGAGGATGAAGATGATCCGGACGATGGGTACTCGTTCAAGCACGTAGCGTATGCTCGATTTTCGCGCAACCATCGGTTGATAAACGAAATCTTTTCTGACGCGGTAGTCCCGGACGTTCGTTCGGTGGTGACCACGCAGCGCATGCACGTGCTAAAGCGTCAGGTGCAGTCACTTACGATGCATCAGATGAAATTGCAGCACGAGCTGCAGCTGATTGAAGAAAAGTTTGAAACGCGCAAGCGGAAGTTTGTCGAATCGAGCGAAACGTTTCAAGACGAGCTGAAAAAGCACTGCAAACCGGCAGTGGACGAGGACACGTTTCAGAAGATGGTTGACCGGCAGTACGAGATGATGAAGCGAGACCGTTTGCGGGCCCTTGAGGAAGCCCAGAAGCCACCCGCACCGGTTCCGGCACCAACTcccacacaacaaacaccagCCGGACCTGTGAAAACAGACTCGGACCAATCGCAAGAACAAGCCACTACAAACGAAGGTTCTGCTGAGGGCGATACTCCGGCAGGTCCGAAGGCAGAATCAACTGAAGCTGCCCGTGATCGGTCACCGCCAGCGGCAGCTGTCTCGGACGAATCTCAAGGATCGCAGGATTCTTCGGCTGGTGGACCACAACAACCGCCGGTTGAGAAGATGGACACTACGGAAGACACTAAACCGGATGTGAAAGATGAAAAGGTGGCTGTCACTGTGTCTAAAATGCCGACGGAAGTGACCAAGGAATCAGTTGTACCGGCCCCGAATCCTCCGGCCGTTCCAGATCAGCAAGTTCCGGCTTCGACGCTACCACCAGGTGTTCCTTCTACTCCCCCATCTCAGGGAGGAATTCCTCCAACGCCGCCGGTTGCTACAACACCACCAGCAGAGCCCAAGCCGGAAGTTCCTCCAAGCTCCACCGTACACCACACTGGTCCTACTCAACCACCGCAGCCGGCCACACACCATACGGTCGTTCATGGTGCGTATCCACCCCATGCCGCTCCAGTAACTTCAGCGCCCTCCGGACCAGCCCCACACCAAGCGCCGATTGTACCCACGCCCCCACCACCATCCCACACTCCAGAATCGCAGGTTCCACCGCCGAACGTAACCGTACCGCATCATCAGCCTCcccatccccctccccaccTCATGCCGCCGCATATGCAACCGCATCCGGGCATGCCCGCTCATGGGCCCACATTCCCCGGCTATCCGCATGCTGGTTCACCACGTGCACCGTACTATCTGTCAGGGTACGGGGCACACCCACAACCGTACGGTCAGTACGGGCACTATCCGTACCATCAACAGTATGGAcctccgccaccaccaccccccggCAGCTACGTAACAGGCGGTGTCCGACCACCCGGTGGACCGCCCGGACCGATGGGGCACTATGGGGAGGTGCATCCCCATCCGGAGGCACACCACGGCTACGGGCCACCGCCACCGACGGCCGGTGGCGCTGGCCCACCCGGTGGTACGCCACCCGCACCAGGCGCACCACCACCCACACCGACGATGGTTACAGCAACGGCTACTGTAACGCCCCCAACGGGACTACCATCAGTGGCTCAGCCTGAACCGGGAGAGATTGAGCCGGAAAAGGCACCAGTTCCGGTTACCGTAGCGACTCCTCCAGTATCTACGCCGGCGTCGAAGAAGCGTAAGAAGGGTGGCGCTGCAGCAGCTGCCAAACAAGACGATGCGGACAAGAAAGACGATTGA
- the LOC128299566 gene encoding uncharacterized protein LOC128299566, producing the protein MGNMRQMDQKYDLSKCHAYNEKSSFAFWIVLVLLFCLALGNLCLTLSITAILRIYRGMENIELIQDADAIKFYGNIDFDRVYKQDGLLESFYDEPLEITGDDGDVSINLVNRNGHSHNKVQLTKAGSFLKGINHFDVKDPITGKQVFGTSRPHYNMPQGAMVLQAHLINSGRIASPINDTLKLQTRNRLTLKGTEGIRMEAKELLWSADQNIFLKSDNGSTMLMGGNGVWVNVNNLPVVKSDHGARTGSSNQYKLCVCYPQGRIFRMAVPKSHNSRVNCAHFSAKENPCA; encoded by the exons ATGGGA AATATGCGGCAAATGGACCAGAAGTATGATCTCTCCAAGTGTCACGCGTACAATGAGAAAAGTTCGTTTGCGTTTTGGATCGTACTGGTGCTGCTGTTCTGCTTGGCGTTGGGTAATCTTTGTCTAACCCTATCCATAACGGCCATTTTACGGATCTATCGAGGTATGGAGAACATCGAGCTGATCCAAGATGCGGACGCGATCAAATTCTACGGCAACATCGATTTCGACCGTGTGTACAAGCAGGACGGTCTGCTGGAAAGCTTCTACGACGAACCGCTGGAAATCACCGGAGACGACGGCGACGTATCGATCAATCTGGTCAATCGTAATGGCCATTCGCATAACAAAGTTCAGCTCACGAAGGCGGGCAGCTTTCTGAAGGGCATTAACCATTTCGATGTGAAGGATCCGATCACGGGCAAGCAGGTGTTTGGGACTTCGCGGCCACACTATAACATGCCACAGGGAGCTATGGTGCTGCAGGCCCATCTCATCAACAGTGGTCGTATCGCGTCGCCCATCAATGACACGCTAAAGCTGCAGACCCGAAACAGACTCACGCTGAAAGGCACCGAGGGCATCCGGATGGAGGCCAAAGAGTTGCTGTGGTCGGCGGATCAGAACATCTTCCTGAAGTCGGACAACGGAAGCACCATGCTGATGGGTGGGAACGGCGTGTGGGTGAACGTGAACAATTTGCCCGTGGTAAAGAGTGACCACGGTGCACGTACGGGATCATCCAACCAGTACaagctgtgtgtttgttatcCGCAGGGACGCATTTTTCGTATGGCAGTGCCAAAGTCGCACAACTCGCGTGTTAACTGTGCGCATTTCAGCGCCAAGGAGAATCCCTGTGCGTAA
- the LOC128299565 gene encoding interleukin enhancer-binding factor 2 homolog: MVRPGLMRGGGRGGMGMGMRGRGAPYMNKKTFLPRHPFDLTLAEMAFPRVHPAPDDSALTNALLKRSQDLTPTAAEQTAISNLVAKVQGVLDNIVIAPGDFTKCQLEEVRQVGSYKKGTMMAGNNVADIVIILKSLPTKDCAEALGKKVEEDLEKSMKTEVVPKAEALSLTYSEKGFEISNSLAKIRCLIATLPQNMRKLETEKHLDFKIIQSHLAAIRHTRWFEENAHHSTIKVLIRILKDLARRFDGFKPLNPWICDLLAHSVIMNNPSRQALPVNVAFRRVFQLLASGLFVPGSAGITDPCEVGHFRVHTSMTLVQQDECCMTAQTLVRVLAHGGYKHILGFVENTTVAKEMSVWDGVVVSPLEPAYEKPSEKKDGEEDDMECVEGETINEEQTE; the protein is encoded by the coding sequence ATGGTTCGCCCAGGGCTAATGCGTGGTGGCGGCCGTGGTGGAATGGGAATGGGTATGCGAGGTCGCGGAGCACCGTACATGAACAAGAAAACATTTCTACCCCGCCATCCGTTCGATCTTACCTTGGCCGAAATGGCTTTCCCCCGAGTACATCCGGCTCCGGACGATTCAGCACTCACCAATGCTCTGTTAAAGCGCAGCCAAGATCTCACTCCAACTGCAGCGGAACAAACCGCAATCTCGAATCTCGTCGCTAAGGTGCAGGGCGTGCTGGACAATATCGTAATCGCTCCGGGAGACTTTACCAAATGCCAGCTGGAAGAGGTACGCCAGGTTGGGTCGTACAAGAAGGGCACGATGATGGCAGGCAACAACGTGGCCGACATTGTCATCATCCTAAAGTCACTCCCAACGAAGGACTGCGCCGAAGCACTGGGCAAAAAGGTGGAGGAAGATTTGGAAAAGTCAATGAAAACGGAAGTCGTTCCCAAAGCGGAAGCACTTTCCCTGACGTACAGCGAGAAGGGATTCGAAATATCGAACTCACTCGCGAAGATACGCTGTCTGATTGCAACGTTGCCCCAAAACATGCGCAAACTGGAGACGGAAAAGCATCTAGATTTCAAAATCATCCAAAGCCATCTGGCCGCCATTCGGCACACGCGCTGGTTCGAGGAAAATGCGCACCATTCAACCATAAAGGTGTTGATACGCATACTGAAGGATCTTGCACGTCGCTTCGACGGATTTAAGCCTTTGAATCCGTGGATTTGCGATCTGCTCGCCCACTCCGTCATCATGAACAACCCGAGCCGTCAGGCACTGCCCGTAAACGTGGCTTTCCGGCGCGTGTTTCAACTGCTGGCTTCTGGACTGTTTGTGCCCGGCTCGGCTGGTATTACGGATCCGTGCGAGGTGGGCCACTTCCGGGTGCACACCTCGATGACACTGGTCCAGCAGGATGAATGCTGCATGACGGCCCAAACACTGGTGCGTGTGTTGGCCCACGGCGGATATAAGCACATCCTTGGCTTTGTAGAAAATACTACCGTTGCGAAGGAAATGTCCGTGTGGGACGGTGTCGTTGTATCCCCACTGGAGCCAGCGTACGAAAAGCCATCGGAAAAGAAGGACGGCGAAGAGGACGACATGGAGTGTGTCGAGGGAGAAACCATTAACGAAGAGCAGACGGAATGA
- the LOC128299567 gene encoding proteasome subunit alpha type-2, which yields MASERYSFSLTTFSPSGKLVQIEYALAAVAAGAPSVGIKAVNGVVIATENKQKSILYDEHSVHKVEMVTNHIGMIYSGMGPDYRLLVKQARKLAQNYYLTYREPIPTSQLVQKVATVMQEYTQSGGVRPFGVSLLICGWDDGRPYLFQCDPSGAYFAWKATAMGKNANNGKTFLEKRYSEDLELDDAVHTAILTLKEGFEGQMNADNIEVGICDANGFRRLDPSDVQDYLANIP from the exons ATGGCTTCGGAACGGTATAGTTTTTCGCTGACCACCTTCAG CCCCTCGGGAAAGCTGGTTCAGATCGAGTATGCTCTGGCGGCGGTTGCGGCCGGAGCACCCTCGGTTGGCATTAAGGCGGTGAACGGTGTTGTGATCGCGACGGAAAACAAGCAGAAATCAATCTTGTACGATGAGCACAGTGTGCACAAGGTTGAGATGGTGACGAACCATATCGGTATGATCTACTCCGGCATGGGACCCGACTATCGGCTACTGGTGAAGCAGGCCCGTAAGTTGGCCCAGAACTACTACCTCACGTACCGCGAACCCATTCCAACGTCGCAATTGGTACAAAAGGTTGCCACCGTCATGCAGGAATACACGCAATCAGG TGGTGTACGGCCGTTTGGTGTTTCGTTGCTGATTTGTGGCTGGGACGATGGCCGTCCGTACCTGTTCCAGTGCGATCCATCCGGTGCATACTTTGCGTGGAAGGCGACGGCAATGGGCAAGAATGCAAACAACGGCAAAACGTTCCTCGAGAAGCGTTACAGTGAAGACCTCGAGCTGGACGATGCGGTTCACACGGCGATTCTTACGCTGAAGGAAGGGTTCGAGGGACAGATGAACGCGGACAACATCGAGGTGGGCATTTGTGATGCGAACGGTTTCCGCCGACTGGACCCATCCGATGTGCAGGACTATCTGGCCAATATTCCATAA
- the LOC128299568 gene encoding 28S ribosomal protein S10, mitochondrial — protein MLKWFNLARTVVPIVPRPIHPVRWYSDVVASTTNAIEQPPSVGVPDKLYSRVELQMKGIDPEVMKSYAMYAKTAAEHLNIEVGKHWTMRKAAKERLTLLKSVHIYKKHRVQYEVRNYYRFMHFHKLTGSTLDTFLEYIERNLPEGIALKVTKVELQQLPEHLRK, from the exons aTGCTGAAG TGGTTCAATCTAGCCCGCACCGTTGTACCCATTGTGCCGCGACCAATCCACCCCGTGCGATGGTATTCAGATGTGGTAGCATCGACCACCAATGCCATCGAACAACCGCCCTCAGTTGGAGTGCCGGATAAGTTGTACAGCCGCGTAGAACTACAGATGAAAGGAATCGATCCGGAAGTGATGAAGAGCTATGCTATGTACGCTAAAACAGCGGCAGAACATTTGAACATAGAAGTTGGCAAACA CTGGACAATGCGTAAAGCGGCGAAAGAACGTTTGACGTTGTTGAAATCGGTGCACATCTACAAGAAACATCGAGTGCAGTACGAGGTGCGAAATTACTACCGATTTATGCACTTCCACAAGCTTACCGGATCCACGCTCGATACATTCCTGGAGTACATTGAGCGCAATCTGCCGGAGGGAATTGCCTTGAAGGTGACGAAAGTGGAGCTACAGCAACTGCCGGAACATTTACGTAAGTAA